Below is a window of Nocardia asteroides DNA.
CGAACTCGGCTACTGGCGCGAGGTGGCCGAAACACCGGACCCGCTGCTCGGCGACCGCCACCTCGACCCCGCGATCGACCGGGCCGACACCGTGCGCCGCGTCGACATCGAGGTCGACGAACAGGTCACCACGGCCCTGCTCACCACCCTGCCGCGGCTGTTCCACGGCAGCGTCACCGACGCGCTGCTGGCCACCTTGGCGCTGGCCCTGGTGCGCTGGCGGGCCCGCCGCGGCGTGACCGAATCCGCGGCGCTGCTGCGGCTCGAGGGCCACGGCAGGCAGGAGGAAGTGGTGCCCGGCGCCGACCTGTCGCGCACCATCGGCTGGTTCACCAACCTGTACCCGGTACGGCTCGACCTCGCCGGTGTCGACGTGGACGACGCGTTCGCGGGCGGCCCGGCGATGGGCGCCGCCATCCGCGCGGCCAAGCACGACCTGCTCGGCGTCCCCGACAAGGGCATCGGTTTCGGTCTGCTGCGCTACCTGAACCCCGAGACCGCGGCCGAGCTGCCCGCCCGGCTGCCCGGCCAGATCTGCGTCAACTACCTCGGCAAGCACACCGCGGCCGAAACCCCCGCCGGTCTGGAAGGTCTCGGCTGGCTGCCCACCGACGAGTTCGGTGAACTCGACGCGGGCGAGCACGCCGCGGTGCCGGTGCAGGCGGCCATCGATATCAACGCCCTGGTCCTCGGCGACCGCCTGCACGCCGACTTCGGCTATCCGGACCGGCTGCTCGACCGTGCCGAGGTCGCCGAGCTGGCCGGACTCTGGGTCGAAGCACTCGGCGCGGCAGCGGCTTTCGCGTCGACCCCGGCCGCCGAGAGCGCCGCGGCCGAGGAAGCCGCGGTCATGGCGGCCCGCGCGGCCGCCGCGGCCACCCCCGCGAACGCGCCGACCGGTCTCGGCCTCGACGTGCTGCTGCCGATCCGGCTCGGCGGCGACAAACCCGCCCTGTTCTGCGTGCACTCCTCCTCCGGAATGTCGTGGAGCTACCTGGGTTTCGCCGAACAACTGCGACCGGGTCGGCCGATCTACGGCCTGCAGGCCCCCGACCTGAGCGGTCAGGAACCGTCGGCGCGGTCGATCGAGGAGTTCGCGAGCCGGTACGTGCGCGAGATCCGCGCCGTCCAGCCGTCCGGGCCCTACCACCTGCTGGGCTGGTCCTTCGGCGGCCTGATCGTCCAGGCCATGGCGGTGCGGCTGGCGGCGGCCGGGGAACAGGTCGGTGTGGTGGCGCTGCTGGACACCGACACCGCCGACATCGACGGCGACACCATCGAACGCCTGACCCCCGGCGCGTTCATCAACACCTTCGGCTCGATCTTCGGCATCGACGACGTCCCCGCCTCGGCCACCGCACAGGAAGCGGCCGAGGCGATCACCGCGAAACTCGGCGGCGTCGAACTCGTCGACGCGGGCACCATCGAACGCATGGCGGGCTCCTACAACGCCTCCGCAGGCACCAGGACCGGCTACCAGCGCCCCGTCTACGACGGTGACGTCCTCTACTTCCGGGCCGCGGTCGACCCGGGCGAATGGATGGGCCCCGACGGCTGGCGCCCCTACGTGACCGGCGCGATCGTCAACCACGACGTGGCCGTGACGCACGACGAGCTGACCAATCCCTACGCACTGTCGGTCATCGCGCCGGTGCTGGACGACCACATGGAAGCAGGAGACCGGATATGAGCGTCGAACGCACTGTTGCCCCGCATCCGACCCCGACCGCCACCGAGGGTGTGGTGGTCGAGGGGATCACGAAATCCTTCGGCGACGTGCACGCGCTGCGCGGCGTCGACTTCGTGGCCGCGCCCGGGCAGGTGCTCGGCATCCTCGGCCCCAACGGCGCGGGCAAGACCACCATGGTCAATGTCTTGTCCACGCTCATCACGCCGGATTCGGGCCGCGCGATCGTCGCCGGGCACGATGTCGTCGCGGATCCGGCCGCGGTCCGCAGGTCGATCATGCTGACCGGGCAGTACGCCGCGCTCGACGACATGCTCAGCGGTTACGAGAATCTCGTCATGTTCGGCAGGCTGATGGGCCTGCGCAAACCCGCCGCCCAGGCCAGGGCCAGGGAGCTGATCACCGAATTCGACCTGGACCGGGCCGCCGACCGGCGGGTGGGCACCTACTCCGGCGGGATGCGGCGGCGCATCGACATCGCCTGCGGGCTGGTGGTGCGGCCCGACGTGGTCTTCCTCGACGAGCCGACCACCGGCCTCGACCCCCGGAGCCGCCAGGGCGTCTGGGATCTGGTGCGCGGCTTCAAGAACGCGGGCATCACCACGCTGCTCACCACCCAGTACCTGGAGGAGGCCGATGCGCTCAGCGATCAGATCATCGTCATCGACCACGGCGTCGTCATCGCCTCCGGCACCGCCGACGAGCTGAAACACCGCACCGGCGGCAGCTATTGCGAGGTCGTGCCGCTGGATCTCGAGGAGCTGCCCGCCATCGTCGCGGCGCTCGGGCCGCTGCTGCCCGCGGAGAACCTGGCCGCGCTCACCCCGGAATCCGATCGCATCACCATCCCCGCCCCCGACGGCGCCAAGACGCTGGCCGAGGCGCTGCGCCGGCTCGACAGCGCCTCGGTCGAACTGGTCGACATCGCGCTGCGCCGCCCCTCCCTCGACGACGTGTTCCTCCAGCTGACCGGGCATCTGGCCTCCACCGAGCAGCCCTCGCAGGCCGTGTCATGACGGCCACGACCTGGCACACCACCGTCCGTGCCGCACCGGACACGGTGCAGCAGTGGTGGGTGCTGACCACGCGCCTGATCATCCCCTCGGTCAAGTCCGGGGAGATCCTGGCCTCGATCGTGGCGCCCGCGGCGTTCACCGCCAGCTTCTACATCCCGCTCAAGACCGTGATGATGTTCTCCGGCAATGGCTTCAGCAGCTACGCCCAGTACATGATGCCGCTGGTGGTGTTGCAGGCCGCCGCGTTCACCGCCATCTCGGCGGCGTTCCGCGCGGCCACCGACTCGGTGGCGGGGTTGAACC
It encodes the following:
- a CDS encoding daunorubicin/doxorubicin resistance ABC transporter ATP-binding protein DrrA; protein product: MSVERTVAPHPTPTATEGVVVEGITKSFGDVHALRGVDFVAAPGQVLGILGPNGAGKTTMVNVLSTLITPDSGRAIVAGHDVVADPAAVRRSIMLTGQYAALDDMLSGYENLVMFGRLMGLRKPAAQARARELITEFDLDRAADRRVGTYSGGMRRRIDIACGLVVRPDVVFLDEPTTGLDPRSRQGVWDLVRGFKNAGITTLLTTQYLEEADALSDQIIVIDHGVVIASGTADELKHRTGGSYCEVVPLDLEELPAIVAALGPLLPAENLAALTPESDRITIPAPDGAKTLAEALRRLDSASVELVDIALRRPSLDDVFLQLTGHLASTEQPSQAVS